One genomic segment of Pandoraea sputorum includes these proteins:
- the ccsB gene encoding c-type cytochrome biogenesis protein CcsB, producing the protein MELSQGYSEVSWLRRRSIGDWLFALALALGAGFALNRYGHFMDYYEHTILVLSVPTFALLGWHWRSVRWLMAGIAILALAGIGMYHHDLARADQAFFLKYFLSSQSAILWMSALFFLSTLFYWGGLLARSPFGASVGSSLCWAAVLLGFTGMMVRWYESYLVGADVGHIPISNLYEVFVLFCLITSLFYLYYEQRYETRSLGPFVLLVISAAVGFNLWYSVARSAYEIQPLVPALQSWWMKIHVPANFIGYGTFALAAMVAVAYLLKSGENKRLAANGKPLDSGFFSSRLPSLELLDDVMYKAIAVGFAFFTIATILGALWAADAWGGYWSWDPKETWALIVWLNYAAWLHMRLMKGLRGVVAAWWSLTGLLITTFAFLGVNMFLSGLHSYGQL; encoded by the coding sequence ATGGAGTTATCCCAAGGCTATTCAGAGGTCTCGTGGCTGCGCCGTCGCAGCATCGGCGACTGGTTGTTTGCGCTGGCGCTGGCGCTGGGCGCGGGCTTCGCACTCAATCGCTACGGCCACTTCATGGACTATTACGAGCACACGATTCTGGTGCTCTCCGTCCCGACGTTTGCCCTGCTCGGCTGGCACTGGCGCTCGGTGCGATGGTTGATGGCAGGGATCGCGATTCTCGCGCTCGCGGGCATCGGGATGTATCACCACGATCTGGCGCGGGCCGATCAGGCGTTCTTCCTCAAGTACTTTCTGTCGAGCCAGTCCGCCATTTTGTGGATGAGCGCGCTATTCTTCCTGTCGACGCTCTTCTACTGGGGCGGTCTCCTCGCCCGCTCGCCGTTCGGGGCGAGCGTCGGTTCGTCGCTGTGCTGGGCGGCTGTGCTGCTCGGCTTCACCGGCATGATGGTGCGCTGGTACGAGTCCTATCTGGTGGGCGCAGATGTCGGCCATATTCCAATCTCGAATCTGTACGAAGTCTTCGTCCTGTTCTGCCTGATTACATCGCTGTTCTATCTGTACTACGAACAGCGCTATGAGACGCGCTCGCTCGGCCCGTTCGTGCTGCTCGTGATCAGTGCTGCCGTCGGTTTCAACCTCTGGTACAGCGTGGCGCGTAGCGCCTACGAAATCCAGCCGCTGGTGCCCGCGTTGCAAAGCTGGTGGATGAAGATTCACGTGCCTGCGAACTTCATCGGCTACGGCACGTTCGCCCTCGCAGCGATGGTGGCGGTGGCCTATTTGCTCAAGTCTGGGGAGAACAAGCGTCTGGCTGCCAATGGCAAGCCGCTCGACAGCGGATTCTTCTCGTCGCGTCTGCCGTCGCTCGAATTGCTCGACGACGTGATGTACAAGGCGATTGCCGTCGGTTTCGCGTTCTTCACGATCGCCACGATTCTCGGGGCGCTGTGGGCGGCGGATGCCTGGGGTGGCTACTGGAGCTGGGACCCGAAGGAGACCTGGGCGCTCATCGTCTGGCTGAACTACGCGGCCTGGTTGCACATGCGCCTGATGAAGGGCCTGCGCGGTGTGGTGGCGGCATGGTGGTCGCTCACCGGTTTGCTGATCACGACGTTCGCATTCCTCGGCGTGAACATGTTCCTCTCCGGACTGCATAGTTACGGACAGCTCTGA
- a CDS encoding cytochrome c biogenesis protein ResB yields MSISTSGMQIKGAQRWVRDGVELVSSMRFAISLLTVLAIASIVGTVLKQGDPYPNYVNQFGPFWADVFRSLGLYTVYSSWWFLLILFFLMASTTLCIVRNAPKMIADIRSWRDHVREGSLRAFGHKAEYTGPLSRTDLLKRVTGYLGHRGYRFVVREREGATLVAAKAGAINKIGYIFAHSAIVIICLGGLVDSDLLIRVQMALFGKSPLQGNAVIAQIPENHRLSANNPAFRGYAFVPEGGKSTTAILNFQDGSVVQDLPFSIELKKFHVDYYSTGMPKLFASDIVVTDPETGKSMDATVKVNEPFIYKGVAIYQSSFEDGGSKLKLTGYPMRGATDRPFAFSGDIGGSTQLRGGAAGKDAYTVEFSDFRAINVENISNGGGERDVRGVARKSLRDELGAQLGSGARTDVGKDLRNVGPSVQYKVRDRSGQAKEYRNYMLPILVEDGERVFMTGVRDTPDGPFQYLRIPADADGSVKQWMLLRAALQDDGARTEAARRFAMQSLPSQTSAELRGQLQESAKRELDLFAGAMPASKNGHATGGLQAIAEFVNEKVPQEQQSSAADMFRRILDGTIWQLWQVAREQAGQPAAVPSPETERFVHTATNALSDNFLYDAPVFLQLDSFEQIQASVFQLTRSPGKKIVYLGSLLLVLGIFSMFYVRERRLWLWVKDTPEGGSSVLMAVSTTRRTLDFEKEFARTKAEMNEIVTKR; encoded by the coding sequence TGCTCGCGATTGCCAGCATCGTCGGCACCGTGCTCAAGCAGGGCGACCCTTACCCCAATTACGTCAACCAGTTCGGCCCGTTCTGGGCCGACGTTTTCCGCTCGCTCGGCCTGTACACGGTGTACAGCTCGTGGTGGTTCCTGCTGATTCTCTTCTTCCTGATGGCGTCCACGACGCTGTGCATCGTGCGCAATGCGCCGAAGATGATCGCGGATATCCGCAGCTGGCGCGATCACGTGCGCGAAGGGAGTTTGCGCGCGTTTGGTCACAAGGCCGAGTACACCGGTCCCCTCTCGCGCACGGATCTGCTCAAGCGTGTCACGGGCTATCTCGGACATCGCGGTTACCGCTTCGTCGTACGCGAGCGCGAAGGGGCGACGTTGGTGGCCGCCAAGGCAGGCGCGATCAACAAGATCGGCTATATCTTCGCGCACAGCGCCATCGTGATCATCTGTCTGGGCGGTCTGGTCGACAGCGACCTGCTGATCCGCGTCCAGATGGCGCTATTCGGCAAGTCGCCGCTGCAAGGCAACGCCGTCATCGCACAAATTCCCGAGAACCATCGTCTGTCGGCGAACAACCCCGCGTTTCGCGGCTACGCATTCGTGCCGGAAGGCGGCAAGTCCACCACGGCAATTCTGAATTTTCAGGACGGCTCGGTCGTGCAGGATCTGCCGTTCTCCATCGAACTGAAGAAATTCCACGTCGACTATTACTCGACGGGCATGCCGAAGCTGTTCGCCAGCGACATCGTGGTGACGGACCCTGAAACCGGCAAGTCGATGGATGCGACGGTCAAGGTCAACGAACCGTTCATCTACAAGGGCGTCGCGATCTATCAGTCGAGTTTCGAGGACGGCGGCAGCAAGCTGAAGCTGACCGGCTACCCGATGCGCGGCGCGACCGATCGTCCGTTCGCGTTCTCCGGCGACATCGGCGGGTCGACCCAACTGCGTGGTGGTGCTGCTGGTAAGGACGCCTACACCGTCGAGTTCAGCGACTTCCGTGCCATCAACGTCGAGAACATCAGCAACGGCGGCGGTGAGCGCGACGTGCGCGGCGTTGCTCGCAAATCGTTGCGTGACGAACTGGGGGCGCAACTGGGTTCCGGTGCGCGAACCGACGTGGGCAAGGATCTGCGAAACGTCGGTCCGTCGGTGCAATACAAGGTGCGCGACCGCAGCGGTCAGGCCAAGGAATACCGCAACTACATGCTGCCGATTCTGGTGGAAGACGGCGAGCGTGTGTTCATGACGGGCGTGCGCGACACGCCGGACGGTCCGTTCCAGTACCTGCGCATTCCCGCGGATGCCGACGGCTCCGTCAAGCAGTGGATGTTGTTGCGCGCGGCGCTTCAGGACGACGGCGCGCGGACCGAAGCGGCTCGCCGGTTTGCGATGCAATCGCTGCCGTCGCAGACGTCCGCCGAGTTGCGCGGGCAATTGCAGGAAAGCGCCAAGCGCGAACTGGACCTTTTCGCTGGTGCGATGCCCGCGAGCAAGAACGGCCATGCGACGGGTGGTTTGCAGGCAATTGCCGAGTTCGTGAACGAGAAGGTGCCGCAGGAACAGCAGTCGAGTGCGGCCGACATGTTCCGTCGCATTCTGGACGGCACGATCTGGCAACTGTGGCAGGTCGCGCGTGAGCAAGCGGGGCAGCCGGCGGCGGTGCCGTCGCCAGAGACCGAGCGCTTCGTGCACACGGCCACTAACGCGTTGTCCGACAATTTCCTGTATGACGCCCCGGTGTTCCTGCAACTCGATTCGTTCGAGCAGATCCAGGCGAGCGTCTTCCAGCTCACGCGCTCGCCGGGCAAGAAGATCGTGTATCTTGGCAGCTTGCTGCTGGTACTGGGCATCTTCTCGATGTTCTACGTGCGCGAGCGGCGTCTGTGGCTGTGGGTCAAGGACACGCCGGAAGGTGGCAGTTCGGTATTGATGGCAGTGTCGACGACGCGTCGCACCCTGGATTTCGAAAAGGAATTCGCCCGCACGAAGGCGGAGATGAACGAGATCGTCACAAAACGATGA